The following are encoded together in the Oligoflexus sp. genome:
- the eno gene encoding phosphopyruvate hydratase has protein sequence MSVISYVNAREIIDSRGNPTVEVEVMTESGYFGRAAVPSGASTGQYEACELRDGDKQRYGGKGVLKAIGNVKDRIAPKLLGIDVCSQTEIDHLLIELDGTPNKTNLGANAILGVSLAVAKAAAESVGLPLYRYLGGVHANRLPVPMMNVINGGAHADNNVDFQEFMIVPFGAPTFRESLRYGVEVFHSLKSVLKDKKLNTAVGDEGGFAPDLVSNKAALDILMEAIQKAGFKPGEDIGIALDVAASEFWKNGEYYLEGEKRGFDREGMVKFLAGLARDYPIMSIEDGLDENDWEGFRLLTAEIGEQVQIVGDDLFVTNSNRLQQGIEQGAANAILVKLNQIGTLTETLDAITLATRSGYNSIISHRSGETEDSTIADLAVAVGCGQIKTGSASRTDRICKYNQLLRIEEELGSTARFG, from the coding sequence ATGAGTGTTATTTCGTATGTAAACGCCCGTGAAATTATCGACTCCCGCGGCAATCCGACCGTCGAAGTCGAAGTCATGACCGAGTCCGGGTATTTCGGACGCGCAGCAGTGCCCTCAGGCGCATCGACCGGTCAATATGAAGCTTGCGAACTCCGTGACGGCGACAAGCAAAGATACGGCGGCAAAGGCGTTTTGAAGGCGATCGGCAACGTCAAGGACCGCATCGCTCCCAAGCTTTTGGGTATCGACGTCTGCTCGCAAACCGAGATCGATCATCTTCTTATCGAACTCGACGGCACTCCCAACAAAACCAATCTCGGCGCCAACGCGATCCTCGGCGTGTCCCTCGCTGTGGCCAAGGCCGCTGCGGAATCCGTGGGCCTGCCCCTTTACCGCTACCTCGGCGGCGTGCATGCCAACCGACTGCCCGTCCCCATGATGAACGTCATCAACGGCGGCGCTCATGCTGATAACAACGTCGACTTCCAGGAATTCATGATCGTGCCCTTCGGCGCGCCCACCTTCCGCGAAAGTCTGCGCTATGGCGTGGAAGTGTTCCACTCCCTGAAGTCCGTTCTGAAAGACAAAAAACTGAACACCGCTGTCGGTGATGAAGGCGGCTTCGCTCCTGACCTCGTCTCGAACAAAGCGGCTCTCGATATTCTGATGGAAGCCATTCAAAAGGCTGGTTTCAAGCCTGGTGAAGATATCGGCATCGCGCTCGACGTGGCCGCTTCCGAATTCTGGAAAAACGGCGAATACTATCTGGAAGGCGAAAAACGCGGCTTTGATCGCGAAGGCATGGTGAAATTCCTGGCCGGTCTCGCCCGTGATTATCCCATCATGTCGATCGAAGACGGCCTCGATGAAAACGACTGGGAAGGTTTCCGCCTTCTGACCGCGGAAATCGGTGAGCAGGTTCAGATCGTCGGTGACGACCTCTTCGTGACCAACTCGAACCGTCTGCAGCAGGGCATCGAGCAGGGCGCGGCCAACGCGATCCTGGTGAAATTGAATCAGATCGGTACACTGACCGAAACCCTCGACGCCATCACCCTGGCGACACGCTCGGGTTACAATAGCATCATCTCGCACCGTTCTGGCGAAACAGAAGACTCCACCATCGCTGACCTCGCGGTCGCTGTGGGCTGCGGTCAGATCAAAACCGGCTCGGCTTCGCGTACGGATCGTATCTGTAAGTACAACCAGCTCCTCCGCATTGAAGAGGAACTGGGTTCGACCGCTCGTTTTGGTTGA
- a CDS encoding M17 family metallopeptidase: protein MLKYTSWKDYLPKSFQWLSQLKVETANALAADAWNLVAVRSEGDKLSLNNSLLDTQTTERLLKEVEAQGWTPGEKQIRIQLDGKKFLLVAQSGIKTNPVQVARQLGLDTAAALAKSKAKELCIADTDSLKALDVLEGFLIGQDDGAAFKSKSNTEFPKKVSVAAKDATELNKRVEMAKALLFTKWLQDAPSNFINPDQFAAISKDLFEKSAAELVVLGRKEMEQLGMGSFLSVAHGAHTDPRLVAIKITGKNPAKTVALVGKGVTFDAGGINIKPSAGLEEMKFDMSGAAAVLGAAMYFTAVQPPVNVICALGAVENMLGPKATKPGDVVTAFNGKTIEILNTDAEGRLVLADVLSYVCDKFKPELVLDIATLTGAVIMGLGHVGAGIMVKEQKTADFLKKVSERVGEPLWQLPLWPELESEVNSQLADYKNIAKPSVKAGPIMGGLFLREFVKDSNCEWAHIDIAGTAWACGATGYHTNGGSAFGVRALVGAAEMFLS from the coding sequence ATGCTAAAGTACACCTCCTGGAAAGATTATTTGCCCAAATCTTTTCAGTGGTTGAGCCAGCTTAAAGTCGAAACCGCCAATGCCCTTGCCGCTGACGCATGGAACCTCGTTGCCGTGCGCAGCGAAGGCGATAAGCTTTCTCTCAATAACAGTTTGCTCGACACCCAGACGACCGAGCGTCTTCTGAAGGAAGTGGAAGCCCAGGGTTGGACACCGGGCGAAAAGCAGATCCGCATTCAGCTCGATGGAAAGAAATTTTTATTGGTCGCCCAGTCGGGTATCAAGACCAATCCCGTGCAGGTGGCGCGGCAGTTGGGTTTGGATACCGCCGCTGCCTTGGCCAAGAGCAAGGCGAAGGAGCTTTGCATTGCCGATACCGACAGCCTGAAGGCTTTGGACGTCCTGGAAGGTTTCCTGATCGGGCAGGATGATGGCGCGGCTTTCAAATCCAAGTCGAACACGGAATTCCCTAAAAAAGTTTCCGTCGCGGCCAAGGATGCCACGGAATTGAACAAGCGCGTGGAAATGGCGAAAGCCCTTCTTTTCACCAAGTGGCTGCAGGATGCACCCAGCAATTTCATCAATCCCGATCAGTTCGCTGCGATTTCGAAAGATCTGTTCGAGAAGTCCGCGGCTGAGCTGGTGGTGCTGGGTCGCAAGGAAATGGAACAGCTCGGTATGGGTTCGTTCCTGAGCGTGGCGCACGGCGCGCACACCGATCCGCGCCTCGTTGCGATCAAAATCACCGGGAAAAACCCTGCGAAAACTGTGGCCCTCGTCGGCAAAGGCGTGACCTTCGATGCCGGTGGCATCAACATCAAGCCATCCGCTGGCCTGGAAGAAATGAAATTCGATATGTCGGGGGCCGCGGCCGTTCTGGGCGCAGCGATGTATTTCACCGCCGTGCAGCCGCCGGTGAACGTGATCTGCGCTTTGGGTGCGGTGGAAAACATGCTCGGTCCGAAAGCGACCAAGCCGGGTGATGTCGTGACCGCGTTCAATGGCAAGACGATTGAGATTCTGAATACGGATGCCGAAGGCCGCCTCGTCCTTGCGGATGTGCTGTCTTATGTCTGCGATAAATTCAAACCGGAACTCGTTCTGGATATCGCAACGCTGACCGGCGCTGTGATCATGGGCCTTGGACACGTTGGTGCCGGGATCATGGTGAAAGAGCAGAAAACTGCGGACTTCCTGAAGAAGGTGAGCGAGCGCGTGGGCGAGCCTCTGTGGCAACTCCCGCTGTGGCCGGAACTGGAATCGGAAGTGAACAGCCAGCTGGCGGATTATAAGAATATCGCGAAGCCGAGCGTCAAAGCTGGACCGATCATGGGTGGGCTCTTCCTGCGTGAGTTCGTGAAGGATTCCAACTGCGAATGGGCGCATATTGATATTGCAGGGACTGCATGGGCCTGTGGTGCGACTGGCTATCATACCAATGGCGGCAGCGCCTTCGGTGTGCGGGCCCTGGTCGGTGCTGCGGAAATGTTCCTGTCCTGA
- a CDS encoding cytochrome c, which produces MKLKARVWIIVAVFLTVLAGFAYKIARAKKAAVFAAATPYQRGWMLIEDKGCVACHQQSSGFRAPVLNNLLGRTVKLADGSEITADAAYIKESIIAPMTKVVAGYQPVMPNYQGQFTDEEMEALIAAMKPEANPAE; this is translated from the coding sequence GTGAAGCTCAAAGCTCGGGTCTGGATCATTGTTGCCGTTTTCCTGACGGTGCTGGCCGGTTTTGCCTATAAGATCGCGCGTGCCAAAAAGGCTGCCGTTTTTGCCGCGGCCACTCCCTATCAGCGCGGCTGGATGCTCATCGAAGACAAAGGCTGCGTGGCCTGTCATCAGCAGTCCTCGGGTTTCCGGGCTCCGGTCCTGAATAATCTCCTGGGCCGGACTGTCAAACTCGCGGATGGCAGCGAGATTACGGCCGATGCCGCCTATATCAAGGAATCCATTATCGCGCCCATGACCAAGGTCGTGGCCGGTTACCAGCCAGTTATGCCAAATTATCAGGGACAGTTCACCGATGAAGAAATGGAGGCTCTGATAGCCGCCATGAAGCCCGAGGCAAACCCTGCGGAATAG
- a CDS encoding vWA domain-containing protein, translating to MPGFLTNVSRALTIFALVSACHSKTVTRSGETLTAGSVSGNSEQAASADGMAFPSMPNRTSEQVPPTRGPEAHMERSLNWRTIETTPFSTVSIDVDTASYARSRAMIRSGGLPSPDRVRPEDFLNYFPYSYSAPTDDRMVQVHQQLVASPWTPGAQVLAIGLKAKDLGIVDPPKNLVFLVDVSGSMADEDKLPLVKSSLVKLTDSLRPEDRIALVTYAGYTEVVLDSTLGSEKDKIKQAIAKLGAGGGTNGGAGINLAYEIAQKQFVAQAVNRVILTTDGDFNLGITNTNELIALIRSKAESGIFLSILGFGMSGNDPLMEEVARDANGNYFFIDSTKEIDKVFGSDLKGNIVTVAKDVKIQIEFNPRLVKSYRLIGYAERQLRDDEFNKDSRDAGDMGSGQTVTYLYEITPRPAGEAFTGTYQPAAGVDPLIYQTAGALNEAAAREEIGTFKLRYKTPEAALSQKQDEALSNTLVATPSVDVQWQLAVAETAVLLGKINGLEGNLAAAKARAEAAIGADTLGLRSEFISLLNSLAGRLPSVR from the coding sequence ATGCCAGGATTTTTGACAAACGTGTCGAGAGCTTTGACAATTTTTGCGCTGGTCTCAGCCTGCCACTCGAAAACCGTCACAAGGTCCGGAGAAACCCTAACGGCCGGATCTGTCAGCGGTAACAGCGAGCAGGCCGCCAGCGCCGACGGCATGGCCTTTCCCTCCATGCCGAACCGAACGAGTGAACAGGTTCCTCCCACGCGTGGGCCCGAAGCTCACATGGAACGGAGTCTCAACTGGAGGACCATCGAGACCACTCCGTTTTCCACCGTTTCCATAGACGTCGACACGGCATCCTATGCCCGCAGTCGGGCCATGATACGATCGGGTGGATTGCCCAGTCCCGATCGCGTGCGTCCCGAGGATTTTTTGAATTACTTCCCCTATTCCTATAGCGCACCCACCGATGACCGCATGGTGCAGGTGCATCAGCAGCTCGTCGCTTCGCCCTGGACGCCCGGCGCGCAGGTGCTGGCCATTGGTTTGAAGGCAAAGGATTTAGGAATCGTCGATCCACCCAAAAATCTTGTATTCCTGGTCGACGTTTCGGGTTCGATGGCTGATGAAGATAAATTGCCGTTGGTGAAGTCCTCGCTGGTAAAACTCACTGACAGTCTGCGTCCCGAAGATCGCATCGCGCTCGTGACCTATGCAGGCTATACGGAAGTCGTTCTCGATTCCACCCTGGGATCCGAGAAAGATAAAATAAAACAGGCCATCGCAAAACTCGGCGCAGGCGGTGGGACCAATGGTGGAGCCGGCATCAATCTCGCTTATGAGATCGCACAGAAACAATTCGTCGCTCAAGCGGTGAACCGCGTGATCCTGACAACCGACGGTGATTTCAACCTCGGTATCACGAATACGAATGAACTCATTGCCCTGATTCGTAGCAAGGCCGAATCCGGAATTTTTCTGAGCATTCTCGGCTTCGGCATGAGCGGCAATGATCCTCTGATGGAAGAGGTCGCACGTGATGCCAATGGCAACTATTTCTTCATAGATAGCACCAAGGAAATCGACAAGGTCTTTGGCTCCGATCTGAAAGGCAACATCGTGACCGTGGCCAAGGATGTGAAGATTCAGATCGAGTTCAACCCGCGCCTTGTCAAATCCTATCGACTCATCGGCTATGCCGAGCGGCAGCTGCGGGATGATGAATTCAATAAGGACTCGCGTGATGCCGGGGACATGGGATCGGGACAAACTGTGACCTATCTCTACGAAATCACTCCAAGACCAGCGGGTGAAGCCTTCACGGGAACGTATCAGCCAGCTGCAGGCGTGGATCCATTAATCTATCAAACAGCAGGCGCTTTGAATGAAGCTGCTGCGCGCGAAGAAATCGGGACCTTTAAATTGCGCTATAAAACGCCGGAAGCAGCCCTAAGTCAAAAACAGGATGAAGCGCTTTCGAATACTCTGGTAGCGACTCCATCCGTCGATGTTCAATGGCAGCTTGCTGTCGCTGAAACGGCTGTTCTCCTCGGGAAAATCAATGGGCTGGAAGGCAACCTTGCAGCTGCAAAGGCCCGCGCGGAAGCCGCGATCGGCGCTGATACCCTGGGTCTTCGCAGTGAGTTTATCAGTCTTCTCAACTCGCTGGCCGGCCGCCTTCCGAGTGTTCGTTAG
- a CDS encoding DUF4360 domain-containing protein: protein MKMIQGTLVFFTLIATHGLQAAPEGAYLRSVVASGSGCPASSPELGVVLDQDELVMMLPSMLVEWGPGLAKVLSRKNCVITLDVAVPQGWQYSLGSWENSGFVKLDAGLRAEVGLQYFFEGGTGQRLSQIFQGPVESDFRFRDVFSIAAQSWSTCAAPRKLNINTLVRIQSNVSPPEPEARGFLELGSHWESNILKMQLNWRRCPV, encoded by the coding sequence ATGAAAATGATTCAAGGTACCTTGGTCTTTTTTACGCTGATCGCGACCCATGGTCTGCAGGCGGCACCGGAGGGCGCCTACCTGCGTTCTGTCGTAGCTTCGGGCTCGGGATGCCCGGCGTCCAGTCCTGAGCTTGGGGTGGTGCTGGACCAGGATGAATTGGTGATGATGCTTCCCAGCATGCTGGTTGAATGGGGACCAGGGCTCGCGAAGGTTCTGTCGCGAAAAAATTGCGTCATCACTTTGGATGTCGCTGTGCCGCAAGGCTGGCAATATTCCCTGGGGTCCTGGGAAAACAGTGGTTTCGTGAAACTCGATGCGGGTCTGCGGGCTGAGGTAGGGCTGCAGTATTTTTTTGAGGGCGGCACGGGACAGCGACTGTCGCAAATATTCCAGGGTCCGGTTGAAAGTGATTTCAGGTTTCGTGACGTCTTTTCGATAGCGGCTCAAAGCTGGTCCACCTGTGCAGCGCCCAGAAAACTGAACATCAATACTCTGGTACGCATTCAGTCGAATGTTTCCCCGCCTGAACCTGAAGCCCGAGGATTTCTTGAGCTGGGTTCGCACTGGGAGTCGAACATCCTGAAGATGCAGCTCAACTGGAGACGCTGCCCCGTTTAA
- the pepF gene encoding oligoendopeptidase F, translating into MDFRSSTQGLLSLCLAFGLMPKAILAAPATPAAAVTTAASEQSNWNLKALFADQAAWDAAAQSIEKSLPKLTACKGKLARSAEQLAECLSTAYELNKQFARVSGYASRMNDADGSDPKGQELVGRVAKLGSKLSEAASFINPEIIAIPPARLKKLQADKALAPYRFALDNIVRLRAHSLSTREAEIAAQASQMASAPNKLYGTFSTLNHPFPKVKLKNGEEVELTHAAYTKYRTATDAEDREKVFKEFFGSFKKTRETYAGLFEAAINRDHFFARLQNYDSDMEASLSATNVPLPVYSTMLDQIKEHKDLLWRYLKLKQKMLGLKELKYSDLYLPLTRADAPQYTFDEAKKLAYETLQPLGSDYVKILDKALAERWMDIYPKKGKRSGAYMDGSAYEVHPYVLMNYNNDYESVSTFLHEFGHAGHSFLANSTQPYQYADYPIFVAEVASTFNEALLHHQLLKDSKDDKTRLFLLGQYLESWRTTVFRQALFADFEAQIHRMSAEGKTLTADTLESTYLKLLREYYGEAEGVVKVDPIYGMEWAYVGHFFNSFYMFQYTTSFIASTALAEKVQSGEAGARDNYLKMLKAGGSAYPIDLLKMGGVDMSTAAPYNVAFKSMKDALDKAEKLVLGQTTS; encoded by the coding sequence ATGGATTTTCGTTCCAGCACCCAAGGACTGCTGAGTCTTTGTCTGGCTTTCGGCCTGATGCCCAAGGCCATACTTGCAGCTCCCGCCACGCCAGCCGCCGCCGTAACCACGGCAGCATCGGAACAGAGCAATTGGAATCTGAAGGCTTTGTTCGCCGACCAGGCCGCCTGGGATGCTGCCGCCCAATCCATTGAAAAATCCCTGCCCAAACTTACCGCCTGCAAAGGCAAGCTGGCCCGCAGCGCCGAGCAGCTGGCGGAATGTCTGTCGACGGCCTATGAACTCAATAAGCAGTTCGCCCGCGTATCAGGTTACGCGAGCCGCATGAATGATGCTGATGGCTCGGATCCCAAAGGCCAGGAACTCGTGGGCCGCGTGGCGAAACTCGGCAGCAAGCTGTCGGAAGCTGCGAGTTTCATCAATCCTGAAATCATCGCGATTCCCCCCGCGCGTTTGAAAAAACTGCAGGCCGATAAGGCTCTCGCTCCCTATCGCTTCGCACTCGATAACATCGTGCGCCTGCGTGCTCACAGCCTCAGCACCCGGGAAGCGGAAATCGCCGCCCAGGCCAGCCAGATGGCGTCCGCACCGAATAAGCTTTATGGGACCTTTTCCACGCTGAATCATCCCTTCCCCAAGGTGAAACTGAAAAACGGTGAGGAAGTGGAGCTGACCCACGCGGCTTATACCAAATACCGCACCGCGACGGATGCCGAGGATCGCGAAAAGGTCTTCAAGGAATTCTTCGGCTCCTTTAAAAAAACCCGCGAAACCTATGCCGGTCTCTTCGAAGCGGCGATCAACCGCGATCATTTCTTCGCCCGTCTGCAAAACTATGACAGCGATATGGAAGCGTCCCTGAGCGCGACCAATGTACCACTGCCTGTTTACAGCACGATGCTCGATCAGATCAAAGAGCATAAGGACCTTCTCTGGCGTTATCTGAAGCTCAAGCAGAAAATGCTGGGTCTTAAGGAGCTGAAGTATTCCGATCTTTATCTGCCGCTGACCCGTGCGGATGCTCCTCAGTACACGTTCGATGAAGCCAAAAAACTCGCCTATGAGACGCTGCAGCCGCTCGGCAGTGACTACGTGAAGATTCTGGACAAGGCGCTGGCGGAGCGCTGGATGGACATCTATCCGAAAAAAGGCAAGCGTTCCGGCGCGTATATGGATGGTTCCGCTTATGAAGTGCATCCCTATGTGCTGATGAACTATAACAATGATTATGAAAGCGTCTCGACCTTCCTGCATGAGTTCGGCCATGCGGGTCACAGCTTCCTCGCGAACAGCACGCAGCCTTATCAGTACGCGGATTATCCTATTTTCGTCGCTGAAGTCGCCTCGACCTTCAATGAAGCCCTGCTTCACCATCAGCTGCTGAAGGACAGCAAGGATGACAAGACCCGCCTCTTCCTTTTGGGCCAGTACCTGGAAAGCTGGAGAACGACGGTCTTCCGCCAGGCTCTTTTTGCTGACTTCGAAGCCCAGATCCACCGGATGTCGGCCGAAGGGAAAACCCTGACCGCGGACACTCTGGAAAGCACCTACCTGAAACTTCTGCGGGAATACTACGGCGAGGCCGAAGGCGTGGTGAAGGTGGATCCTATCTATGGCATGGAATGGGCCTATGTGGGCCACTTCTTCAATAGCTTTTATATGTTCCAGTACACCACCAGCTTCATCGCTTCGACCGCTCTTGCGGAAAAAGTTCAAAGCGGCGAAGCCGGAGCGCGGGACAACTATCTGAAGATGCTGAAAGCCGGCGGCTCGGCTTATCCGATTGACCTTCTGAAGATGGGCGGTGTGGATATGAGCACGGCCGCGCCTTACAATGTCGCCTTCAAATCCATGAAGGATGCTCTCGACAAGGCCGAGAAACTGGTTCTGGGTCAGACCACCAGCTGA
- a CDS encoding DUF1501 domain-containing protein, translating to MKHSPMSRRHLLRYSLSTFILSQLGGLKLLTEGEFEERAWAQSRDPHRFLHIFLRGGWDSTLATDPVLGEKRNSGAYESIYLREEIRAVPGKDKLQVGSGLLPALPAFAALPTAFINGLYVDVTAHPLAELYALSGRMSLSRGREYPALAALMGASSANFPSHLVLGGRIPLGETAVMTPPLGSNDMDGMRGMMAEPGLEAGWNVEQTQVLRGMLQDFNKLERLQAAAHRQPQMDSWMRLQASLNGIYDKRLDQGLGADPDRLTRYGVKDSRDNAAMVLGGYQLLRSGLSPYVTVLLKGFDSHNQELTVQKPLQLAFAEALLVLVQDLRQTPDPQRPDLSLADTTTLLIGSEFVRTPKFNDAQGTDHWKSASAILMGKKVRDNTILGQTDAAAHALGWDNQKAVPRTADNALTHEAFAGAVLLGLGFPDAQSTLGKEAVHGLFI from the coding sequence ATGAAACATTCACCCATGTCCCGACGCCATTTACTGCGCTATTCCTTGAGCACTTTTATCCTGAGTCAGCTCGGGGGTCTTAAACTTCTGACCGAAGGCGAATTTGAAGAACGTGCGTGGGCTCAGAGCCGTGATCCCCACCGTTTTCTGCATATTTTTTTGCGAGGCGGCTGGGATTCCACTCTGGCCACGGATCCTGTCCTGGGAGAGAAGAGAAACTCAGGGGCCTATGAATCCATTTATTTGCGTGAAGAGATCCGCGCTGTTCCTGGCAAGGATAAACTCCAGGTTGGATCAGGACTTTTGCCTGCTCTTCCTGCCTTTGCGGCCTTGCCCACCGCCTTTATCAATGGCCTTTACGTGGACGTGACGGCACATCCTTTGGCGGAACTTTATGCCCTTTCCGGTCGCATGAGTTTGAGTCGCGGTCGTGAATATCCGGCTCTGGCCGCACTTATGGGAGCGAGCAGCGCGAATTTTCCTTCCCACCTCGTCCTCGGCGGGCGTATTCCTTTGGGCGAAACCGCGGTGATGACGCCGCCTCTCGGTTCCAACGACATGGATGGAATGCGAGGCATGATGGCTGAACCTGGTCTAGAGGCCGGATGGAATGTGGAGCAAACTCAGGTCCTGAGAGGGATGCTTCAGGATTTCAATAAGCTCGAACGATTGCAGGCGGCAGCGCACCGGCAGCCCCAGATGGATTCCTGGATGCGACTGCAAGCATCTTTGAATGGCATTTATGATAAACGTCTGGATCAGGGACTTGGCGCTGATCCCGATCGCCTCACACGTTATGGTGTGAAAGATTCCAGGGATAACGCGGCGATGGTTTTAGGAGGCTATCAGCTTTTGCGATCCGGTCTTTCCCCTTATGTGACTGTTCTTTTAAAAGGGTTTGACTCCCATAATCAGGAGCTGACGGTTCAGAAGCCCCTGCAGCTGGCCTTTGCTGAGGCCCTTCTGGTCCTGGTTCAGGATCTGCGGCAAACGCCCGATCCGCAGCGGCCGGACCTGAGTCTGGCTGATACCACGACTCTTCTTATCGGCTCCGAATTCGTCCGCACTCCGAAATTCAATGATGCCCAAGGCACCGATCATTGGAAATCCGCATCGGCCATCCTGATGGGAAAAAAGGTGCGCGATAATACGATCCTTGGGCAAACCGATGCGGCCGCGCATGCCCTGGGCTGGGACAATCAAAAAGCGGTGCCGCGAACAGCGGACAATGCTCTGACTCACGAAGCATTCGCCGGGGCCGTGCTCCTGGGCCTTGGTTTTCCTGATGCGCAGTCCACACTCGGCAAGGAGGCTGTCCATGGACTTTTTATTTAA